The following proteins are co-located in the Clavibacter capsici genome:
- a CDS encoding glutamate-5-semialdehyde dehydrogenase produces the protein MPATASGAPVVASALAASPSEGAPSSVAPSDATPSEAALEGILAGARSAATVLATATSVQRESALDGIAAALLDARDRIVAANAADLAAGRASGLAAGLLDRLALDAARVASLADAVTGIRGLDDPLGQVVRGRTLPNGLLLSQVRVPFGVVGAIYEARPNVTVDIAALALRSGNAVVLRGGSAALRTNAVLVEVMRGALERAGLPADAVQTVDAHGRAGAARLMRARGLVDVLVPRGSADLIRTVVEESTVPVIETGAGVVHVYLDASADARMAVDIALDAKVSRPSVCNAMETLLVHRDAAPRILPGVLDALRDRGVTVHGDAAVRDLWPAAVPADDGDWAAEYLSLDLAVRVVDSVEDAVAHIARWSTHHTESIVTSDLAVAERFLQAVDSAVVMVNASTRFTDGSAFGFGAEVGISTQKLHARGPMGLQELTSTKWVVRGSGQVRG, from the coding sequence ATGCCCGCCACCGCCTCCGGCGCCCCCGTCGTCGCGTCCGCCCTTGCCGCATCCCCGTCCGAGGGAGCCCCGTCGAGCGTCGCCCCGTCGGATGCCACCCCGTCGGAGGCCGCCCTCGAGGGGATCCTCGCGGGTGCCCGTTCCGCGGCCACCGTCCTCGCGACCGCCACGTCCGTGCAGCGTGAGTCCGCGCTCGACGGGATCGCGGCCGCGCTCCTGGATGCGCGCGACCGCATCGTCGCCGCCAACGCGGCGGACCTCGCCGCCGGTCGCGCCTCCGGACTCGCGGCCGGGCTGCTCGACCGCCTGGCCCTCGACGCCGCCCGCGTCGCATCCCTCGCGGACGCCGTCACGGGCATCCGCGGCCTCGACGACCCGCTCGGCCAGGTCGTCCGCGGCCGCACCCTCCCCAACGGCCTCCTCCTCTCGCAGGTGCGCGTCCCCTTCGGCGTCGTGGGGGCGATCTACGAGGCCCGGCCCAACGTCACCGTCGACATCGCCGCGCTCGCCCTCCGGAGCGGCAACGCGGTGGTGCTCCGCGGCGGATCCGCGGCCCTCCGCACGAACGCCGTGCTGGTCGAGGTGATGCGCGGCGCCCTCGAGCGCGCGGGCCTCCCGGCCGACGCCGTGCAGACCGTGGACGCGCACGGGCGCGCCGGCGCGGCCCGCCTCATGCGCGCACGCGGTCTCGTCGACGTCCTCGTGCCGCGCGGATCGGCGGACCTCATCCGCACCGTGGTGGAGGAGTCGACCGTCCCCGTCATCGAGACCGGGGCGGGCGTGGTCCACGTCTACCTGGACGCCTCGGCGGACGCGCGGATGGCGGTCGACATCGCCCTCGACGCCAAGGTCAGCCGTCCGAGCGTGTGCAACGCCATGGAGACGCTCCTCGTGCACCGGGACGCGGCGCCCCGGATCCTGCCCGGCGTCCTCGACGCGCTCCGCGACCGCGGGGTGACCGTGCACGGCGACGCGGCGGTCCGCGACCTGTGGCCCGCGGCCGTCCCCGCCGACGACGGCGACTGGGCGGCGGAGTACCTCTCCCTCGACCTCGCCGTCCGGGTCGTCGACTCCGTGGAGGACGCGGTGGCGCACATCGCCCGCTGGTCCACGCACCACACGGAGTCCATCGTCACGTCCGACCTCGCCGTCGCCGAGCGCTTCCTCCAGGCCGTGGACTCGGCCGTCGTCATGGTGAACGCATCGACGCGCTTCACGGACGGATCCGCGTTCGGCTTCGGCGCCGAGGTCGGCATCTCGACCCAGAAGCTGCACGCGCGCGGGCCGATGGGCCTGCAGGAGCTCACCAGCACGAAGTGGGTCGTGCGGGGGAGCGGGCAGGTGCGCGGCTGA
- the rsfS gene encoding ribosome silencing factor: protein MTASPRALDLLKVAALAADSKQAIDLVALDVSGPLPLTDVFLIASARNERNAQAVADEIEDKMIEAGAKPLRREGKSEGRWILLDFGDVVAHVFTEEDRMYYSLERLWKDCPVVALEIEPTASAS, encoded by the coding sequence GTGACCGCTTCTCCCCGCGCCCTCGACCTGCTCAAGGTCGCCGCCCTCGCCGCCGACTCCAAGCAGGCCATCGACCTGGTCGCGCTCGACGTCTCCGGGCCCCTGCCCCTCACCGACGTCTTCCTCATCGCCTCCGCTCGCAACGAGCGGAACGCGCAGGCGGTCGCCGACGAGATCGAGGACAAGATGATCGAGGCCGGCGCCAAGCCGCTGCGCCGCGAGGGGAAGAGCGAGGGCCGCTGGATCCTCCTCGACTTCGGCGACGTCGTCGCCCACGTCTTCACCGAGGAGGACCGCATGTACTACTCGCTGGAGCGCCTCTGGAAGGACTGCCCCGTCGTCGCCCTCGAGATCGAGCCGACGGCCTCCGCTTCCTGA
- the ndk gene encoding nucleoside-diphosphate kinase, giving the protein MTAPVQETLVLVKPDGVARGLTGEILRRIEAKGYQIVDLRMVQAERALLEQHYEEHQGKPFYQPLVEFMESGPIVAVRVAGNRVIEGFRSLAGTTDPTGAAPGTIRGDLGRDWGLAVAQNLVHGSDSPESAARELALWF; this is encoded by the coding sequence ATGACCGCTCCCGTCCAGGAGACCCTCGTCCTCGTCAAGCCCGACGGCGTCGCCCGCGGCCTCACCGGCGAGATCCTCCGCCGCATCGAGGCCAAGGGCTACCAGATCGTCGACCTGCGCATGGTGCAGGCCGAGCGCGCGCTGCTCGAGCAGCACTACGAGGAGCACCAGGGCAAGCCGTTCTACCAGCCGCTCGTCGAGTTCATGGAGTCGGGCCCGATCGTCGCCGTGCGCGTCGCCGGCAACCGCGTCATCGAGGGCTTCCGCTCGCTCGCCGGCACGACCGACCCGACCGGCGCCGCCCCCGGCACGATCCGCGGCGACCTCGGCCGCGACTGGGGCCTGGCCGTCGCGCAGAACCTCGTCCACGGCAGCGACTCGCCCGAGTCCGCCGCGCGCGAGCTCGCGCTCTGGTTCTAG
- the nadD gene encoding nicotinate-nucleotide adenylyltransferase — translation MTTPATPRLRIGVMGGTFDPIHNGHLVAASEVQQHLQLDEVIFVPTGQPWQKQTVTDGEHRYLMSVIATAANPRFTVSRVDIDRAGTTYTIDTLRDIRRTHPDAELFFITGADAIQQILGWKDVGELWDLAHFVAVTRPGHDLTESGLPHADVRLLEVPALAISSTDCRSRVGRGFPVWYLVPDGVVQYISKHHLYRSPQ, via the coding sequence ATGACGACACCCGCGACCCCGCGCCTCCGCATCGGGGTCATGGGCGGCACGTTCGACCCCATCCACAACGGCCACCTCGTCGCCGCGAGCGAGGTCCAGCAGCACCTGCAGCTGGACGAGGTCATCTTCGTCCCCACCGGGCAGCCGTGGCAGAAGCAGACCGTCACCGACGGCGAGCACCGCTACCTGATGAGCGTGATCGCCACCGCGGCCAACCCCCGCTTCACCGTCAGCCGCGTCGACATCGACCGGGCGGGCACCACCTACACGATCGACACGCTCCGCGACATCCGGCGCACGCACCCGGACGCGGAGCTGTTCTTCATCACGGGCGCGGACGCGATCCAGCAGATCCTCGGGTGGAAGGACGTCGGGGAGCTCTGGGACCTGGCGCACTTCGTGGCCGTCACGCGCCCCGGCCACGACCTCACCGAGAGCGGCCTCCCGCACGCCGACGTAAGATTGCTCGAGGTGCCGGCGTTGGCGATCTCCTCCACCGACTGCCGGAGCCGAGTCGGGCGGGGCTTCCCCGTCTGGTACCTCGTCCCCGACGGAGTCGTCCAGTACATCTCCAAGCACCACCTGTATCGGAGCCCGCAATGA
- a CDS encoding DUF4233 domain-containing protein — MSTDGRPARTRRPRPPRTTVEILGSIVMGFQVIVVFLASLVAFGLEALPPLLALGGGALLVVAMLAVVGTLRTPLGIRAGWVVQVLVVLTGLVLPAMFAVGGFFLLLWVYAMVQGARIDREKAAARGAWEQAMLDEQQSAHPDGADERPTDHRPTTEPPAPTP; from the coding sequence GTGAGCACCGACGGCAGGCCGGCCCGCACCCGGCGCCCGCGCCCGCCCCGCACCACGGTCGAGATCCTGGGATCCATCGTCATGGGCTTCCAGGTCATCGTCGTGTTCCTCGCGAGCCTCGTGGCGTTCGGCCTGGAGGCCCTGCCGCCGCTCCTCGCGCTCGGGGGCGGCGCCCTGCTCGTCGTCGCGATGCTCGCGGTCGTGGGGACGCTGCGCACGCCGCTCGGGATCCGCGCCGGCTGGGTCGTGCAGGTCCTCGTCGTCCTCACGGGCCTCGTGCTGCCCGCCATGTTCGCGGTCGGCGGGTTCTTCCTGCTGCTCTGGGTCTACGCCATGGTGCAGGGCGCCCGCATCGACCGCGAGAAGGCCGCCGCCCGCGGCGCCTGGGAGCAGGCCATGCTCGACGAGCAGCAGTCCGCGCACCCCGACGGCGCCGACGAGCGCCCCACCGACCACCGACCGACCACCGAGCCGCCGGCTCCCACCCCGTAG
- the proB gene encoding glutamate 5-kinase, whose product MGTTSRAGIASARRIVVKVGSSSISGENAGQIAPLVDAIASVHARGAEVVLVSSGAIATGMPFLRLDDRPADLATQQAAAAVGQSVLVFRYQESLDRYGIVAGQVLLTAGDLAAPDHRENAQRAMERLLGLRLLPIVNENDTVATHEIRFGDNDRLAALVARLVDADLLLLLSDVDALYTRPPQEPGARRIEHVAYGDELEGVEIGSTGTGVGTGGAVTKVAAARLAAEAGAGVLLTSTAQVAEALAGAHVGTWFAPRA is encoded by the coding sequence GTGGGCACGACCTCGCGCGCGGGCATCGCGTCGGCGCGACGCATCGTCGTGAAGGTCGGCTCGTCGTCCATCAGCGGGGAGAACGCCGGCCAGATCGCGCCGCTCGTGGACGCGATCGCCTCCGTGCACGCGCGGGGCGCGGAGGTCGTCCTCGTGTCGTCCGGCGCCATCGCGACCGGGATGCCGTTCCTCCGCCTCGACGACCGTCCGGCCGACCTCGCCACGCAGCAGGCCGCCGCCGCCGTCGGGCAGAGCGTGCTGGTCTTCCGCTACCAGGAGAGCCTCGACCGCTACGGCATCGTCGCCGGCCAGGTGCTCCTCACCGCGGGCGACCTCGCCGCACCGGACCACCGCGAGAACGCGCAGCGGGCCATGGAGCGCCTGCTGGGCCTGCGCCTGCTGCCCATCGTCAACGAGAACGACACCGTGGCGACCCATGAGATCCGCTTCGGCGACAACGACCGGCTCGCGGCGCTCGTCGCCCGGCTCGTGGACGCCGACCTGCTGCTCCTCCTCTCGGACGTCGACGCGCTCTACACGCGGCCGCCGCAGGAGCCGGGCGCCCGCCGCATCGAGCACGTGGCGTACGGCGACGAGCTGGAGGGCGTCGAGATCGGCAGCACGGGCACGGGCGTCGGCACGGGGGGAGCGGTGACGAAGGTCGCGGCCGCGCGCCTGGCCGCCGAGGCGGGCGCCGGGGTCCTGCTCACGTCGACCGCGCAGGTCGCCGAGGCCCTCGCCGGAGCGCACGTCGGCACCTGGTTCGCGCCCCGCGCCTGA
- a CDS encoding SGNH/GDSL hydrolase family protein, whose product MPPAPALPSSRTRGDATPGSRPRPARLLTAAVATLVLLSGCTTSSPDPTPETPRPLRVVSLGDSYSTGTGPATPLPGDPVVCGRTVSASVRVAADTVGAELVDAACDGATTADILGPSERGGQAVPAQIDALTDGADVVLVRIGGNDLGFPALVGGCLARYPDGPVAAGPATCVDALAPAGGTDAVRARIDGEVTPRLTEAFGRIRAAAPDARIVALGYLTVIGDPEGLPEEGCLRATATSSVNGQVLLTDRDAAWLAGVQSALDAAVAQAAAGVGARFVDQEAPTADHGACAGDAGDPYVAGVGGSAGDVPLHPNAAGLAWEAGAIASVLREEAAALGR is encoded by the coding sequence ATGCCTCCCGCTCCCGCACTCCCGTCCTCCCGCACGCGCGGTGACGCGACCCCCGGCTCGCGCCCTCGACCGGCGCGCCTCCTGACCGCCGCGGTCGCCACGCTGGTCCTGCTCAGCGGGTGCACGACGTCGTCGCCGGATCCCACGCCGGAGACGCCGCGTCCCCTCCGCGTCGTCTCGCTCGGCGACTCGTACTCCACCGGCACGGGCCCGGCGACGCCCCTGCCGGGCGACCCCGTGGTGTGCGGGCGCACGGTGTCCGCCTCCGTCCGCGTCGCCGCCGACACCGTCGGCGCGGAGCTCGTCGACGCGGCCTGCGACGGCGCGACCACGGCCGACATCCTCGGCCCGAGCGAACGCGGCGGGCAGGCCGTGCCCGCGCAGATCGACGCGCTGACCGACGGCGCCGACGTGGTGCTCGTCCGCATCGGCGGCAACGACCTCGGCTTCCCCGCGCTCGTCGGCGGCTGCCTGGCTCGGTACCCGGACGGCCCCGTCGCGGCGGGACCCGCCACGTGCGTGGACGCGCTCGCGCCCGCCGGGGGGACGGACGCCGTCCGCGCGCGCATCGACGGCGAGGTGACGCCGAGGCTGACGGAGGCGTTCGGCCGGATCCGCGCCGCGGCACCGGACGCCCGCATCGTCGCGCTCGGCTACCTCACCGTGATCGGCGACCCCGAGGGGCTGCCCGAGGAGGGCTGCCTGCGCGCCACCGCCACGTCGAGCGTGAACGGGCAGGTGCTCCTCACCGACCGCGACGCCGCATGGCTCGCCGGCGTCCAGAGCGCCCTCGACGCGGCGGTCGCGCAGGCGGCGGCCGGGGTCGGGGCGCGGTTCGTCGACCAGGAGGCCCCGACCGCGGACCACGGGGCGTGCGCGGGCGACGCGGGGGATCCGTACGTCGCGGGCGTGGGCGGCAGCGCCGGGGACGTCCCCCTCCACCCGAACGCCGCGGGGCTCGCCTGGGAGGCGGGCGCGATCGCCAGTGTCCTGCGCGAGGAGGCGGCGGCGCTCGGACGCTGA
- the rplU gene encoding 50S ribosomal protein L21 yields the protein MVYAVVRAGGRQEKVEVGTIVTMDRVKNQQSGKVVLPAVLLVDGDTITTDAAKLADVTVSAEILNDLRGPKIVIQKFKNKTGYKKRQGHRQDLTRVQVTEIN from the coding sequence GTGGTTTACGCAGTTGTGCGCGCCGGCGGTCGGCAGGAGAAGGTCGAGGTCGGGACCATCGTCACGATGGACCGGGTCAAGAACCAGCAGAGCGGCAAGGTCGTGCTCCCCGCGGTCCTGCTCGTCGACGGCGACACCATCACCACGGACGCCGCGAAGCTCGCCGACGTCACCGTCAGCGCCGAGATCCTGAACGACCTCCGCGGTCCCAAGATCGTCATCCAGAAGTTCAAGAACAAGACCGGGTACAAGAAGCGCCAGGGGCACCGCCAGGACCTCACGCGCGTCCAGGTCACCGAGATCAACTAG
- a CDS encoding Rne/Rng family ribonuclease, translating to MLTESEYLARRESVDRSMIVRSRDGKIQIGVLEDHVLVEHYVARADEASLIGNVYLGRVQNVLPSMEAAFIDIGRGRNAVLYSGEVDWEAANADKGGGSHARRIEVALKPGDRVLVQVTKDPVGHKGARLTSQVSLPGRYLVYVPNGSMNGISRKLPDTERARLKKTLKEVLPENVGVIVRTAAEGATEEQLKLDVERLTSQWAEISRQVEKAQAPALLHSEPDLLLKIIRDVFNEDFRELVIDGGDAQEIIEGYLRGVAPDLIDRVQAYSGEKDSFDHYRVSEQIEKALDRKVWLPSGGSLVIDRTEAMTVVDVNTGKFVGSGGNLEETVTKNNLEAAEEIVRQMRLRDIGGIIVVDFIDMVLETNRDLVLRRLVECLSRDRTKHQVAEVTSLGLVQMTRKKLGLGLLESFSENCETCAGRGIIIHHDPLMAHKQTPQEPVQGQGRRRGGKGQQDHGSGNGGGANGNGGGRGNGGGQAPQQRTPAASTHSITDDARSALAKIATSTIQTVNDAIDRVEDVVRTPDEAEADAAARPASEAQPAEEQPRGDRPRRSRGGRGRASSAPTEAPEQTPAPEPAVEEPVAHAEDPTPADAAVEEPALSTLEPREAIRLEPVQILDIPVASARTAPRRVSSADAEQLLGSVLDALPQPKEPGQGRSRSRRVSTATLTTPTPTPADDAS from the coding sequence GTGCTCACGGAGTCGGAGTACCTGGCCCGCCGCGAGTCGGTGGACCGCAGCATGATCGTGCGCTCGCGCGACGGCAAGATCCAGATCGGCGTGCTCGAGGACCACGTGCTCGTGGAGCACTACGTCGCCCGCGCCGACGAGGCGTCGCTCATCGGCAACGTCTACCTCGGCCGCGTCCAGAACGTGCTGCCCAGCATGGAGGCCGCCTTCATCGACATCGGCCGCGGCCGCAACGCCGTGCTGTACTCCGGCGAGGTCGATTGGGAGGCCGCCAACGCGGACAAGGGCGGCGGGAGCCACGCGCGCCGCATCGAGGTCGCGCTCAAGCCCGGCGACCGCGTGCTCGTCCAGGTCACCAAGGACCCGGTCGGCCACAAGGGCGCCCGCCTCACGAGCCAGGTCAGCCTGCCGGGCCGGTACCTCGTGTACGTGCCCAACGGGTCCATGAACGGCATCAGCCGCAAGCTCCCCGACACCGAGCGCGCGCGTCTGAAGAAGACGCTCAAGGAGGTGCTGCCCGAGAACGTGGGCGTCATCGTCCGCACGGCCGCCGAGGGCGCGACCGAGGAGCAGCTGAAGCTCGACGTGGAGCGCCTCACCTCGCAGTGGGCGGAGATCAGCCGCCAGGTCGAGAAGGCGCAGGCGCCCGCGCTCCTGCACTCGGAGCCCGACCTGCTGCTGAAGATCATCCGCGACGTCTTCAACGAGGACTTCCGCGAGCTCGTCATCGACGGCGGCGACGCCCAGGAGATCATCGAGGGCTACCTCCGCGGGGTCGCGCCCGACCTCATCGACCGGGTCCAGGCGTACTCGGGCGAGAAGGACTCGTTCGACCACTACCGCGTCAGCGAGCAGATCGAGAAGGCGCTCGACCGCAAGGTCTGGCTGCCCTCCGGCGGATCCCTCGTCATCGACCGCACCGAGGCCATGACCGTGGTCGACGTCAACACGGGCAAGTTCGTCGGATCCGGCGGCAACCTCGAGGAGACCGTCACCAAGAACAACCTCGAGGCCGCGGAGGAGATCGTCCGCCAGATGCGCCTGCGCGACATCGGCGGCATCATCGTCGTCGACTTCATCGACATGGTGCTCGAGACCAACCGCGACCTCGTGCTGCGCCGCCTGGTGGAGTGCCTCAGCCGCGACCGCACCAAGCACCAGGTGGCCGAGGTCACCTCGCTCGGCCTCGTGCAGATGACCCGCAAGAAGCTCGGCCTCGGGCTCCTCGAGTCGTTCTCCGAGAACTGCGAGACGTGCGCCGGCCGGGGGATCATCATCCACCACGACCCGCTCATGGCCCACAAGCAGACCCCCCAGGAGCCTGTGCAGGGCCAGGGCCGCCGTCGCGGCGGCAAGGGCCAGCAGGACCACGGCAGCGGGAACGGCGGAGGCGCCAACGGGAACGGCGGCGGTCGCGGGAACGGCGGCGGCCAGGCCCCGCAGCAGCGCACGCCCGCGGCGAGCACGCACAGCATCACCGACGACGCGCGCTCGGCGCTCGCGAAGATCGCGACGAGCACCATCCAGACGGTGAACGACGCCATCGACCGCGTCGAGGACGTCGTGCGCACGCCGGACGAGGCCGAGGCGGACGCCGCCGCGCGTCCCGCGTCGGAGGCCCAGCCCGCCGAGGAGCAGCCGCGCGGCGACCGCCCGCGTCGCAGCCGCGGCGGCCGGGGACGTGCGTCGTCCGCGCCGACCGAGGCGCCGGAGCAGACGCCGGCCCCGGAGCCCGCCGTCGAGGAGCCCGTCGCCCACGCGGAGGACCCGACCCCGGCGGACGCCGCCGTGGAGGAGCCCGCGCTGTCGACGCTCGAGCCCCGCGAGGCCATCCGCCTGGAGCCCGTGCAGATCCTCGACATCCCGGTGGCGAGCGCCCGCACGGCCCCGCGCCGCGTGAGCTCGGCCGACGCCGAGCAGCTCCTCGGCTCCGTGCTCGACGCGCTGCCGCAGCCGAAGGAGCCGGGTCAGGGGCGCTCGCGCAGCCGCCGCGTCTCCACGGCCACGCTCACGACGCCGACCCCGACGCCCGCGGACGACGCGAGCTGA
- a CDS encoding vitamin K epoxide reductase family protein: protein MTATPAPTHPRSLAVLLVVTGAVGWSGAFVLVLDRLHLLENPGASLSCDVNPFISCATVIESPQGSLFGFPNPLIGVAAFVVPIVIGMALFAGARFARWFWTLFALGTLGGWVFVTWLFTQSVFVIGALCPYCLLVWSAMIPLWWGTLSATARSGLLPLPSGVRRAADAVAPYTWAVVVLNYAVIVVAIIATFPALVPTLLG from the coding sequence ATGACCGCGACCCCGGCCCCCACGCATCCCCGTTCCCTGGCCGTCCTGCTGGTCGTGACGGGGGCCGTCGGCTGGTCCGGGGCGTTCGTGCTCGTGCTCGACCGGCTGCACCTGCTGGAGAACCCGGGCGCGTCGCTCTCGTGCGACGTGAACCCCTTCATCTCCTGCGCGACCGTGATCGAGTCGCCGCAGGGATCGCTGTTCGGCTTCCCCAACCCGCTCATCGGCGTCGCCGCGTTCGTGGTGCCGATCGTGATCGGCATGGCGCTGTTCGCCGGAGCGCGGTTCGCGCGCTGGTTCTGGACGCTGTTCGCGCTGGGCACGCTGGGCGGCTGGGTGTTCGTGACGTGGCTCTTCACGCAGAGCGTCTTCGTCATCGGCGCGCTGTGCCCGTACTGCCTGCTGGTGTGGAGCGCGATGATCCCGCTGTGGTGGGGCACGCTGTCCGCCACGGCGCGCTCGGGTCTGCTGCCGCTGCCGTCCGGGGTCCGCCGGGCCGCCGACGCGGTCGCGCCGTACACCTGGGCCGTCGTCGTGCTGAACTACGCCGTGATCGTCGTGGCGATCATCGCGACGTTCCCCGCGCTCGTCCCCACGCTCCTCGGCTGA
- a CDS encoding DUF4031 domain-containing protein → MTVLLDRPAWPAHGTLWSHLVSDASLEELHAFARAAGIPERGFDRDHYDVPAARYEELVARGAVPVSNRDLVRRLQASGLRVTQRERRGLGG, encoded by the coding sequence ATGACCGTCCTCCTCGACCGACCCGCGTGGCCCGCGCACGGCACCCTGTGGTCGCACCTCGTGAGCGACGCCTCGCTCGAGGAGCTGCACGCGTTCGCCCGGGCTGCCGGGATCCCCGAGCGGGGCTTCGACCGGGACCACTACGACGTGCCGGCGGCGCGCTACGAGGAGCTGGTGGCGCGCGGTGCGGTGCCCGTGTCCAACCGCGACCTGGTGCGGCGCCTGCAGGCGAGCGGCCTGCGGGTGACCCAGCGGGAGCGGCGCGGACTCGGCGGCTGA
- the obgE gene encoding GTPase ObgE, whose product MATFVDTVTLHLRAGNGGNGCVSVRREKFKPLAGPDGGNGGNGGDIVLVADPQVTTLLPYHRGPHRSSRNGGPGMGDHRHGTLGETLELPVPVGTVVKDADGDELADMATPGMRFVAAEAGQGGLGNASLATTKRKAPGFALLGTRGYEGDVVLELKVVADVALVGYPSAGKSSLVAAISAAKPKIADYPFTTLHPNLGVVEVADSRYTVADVPGLIEGASEGKGLGLEFLRHVERCSALLHVLDCATLDPGRDPISDLDIILTELAAYPVPDGQVPLLERPQLVALNKIDVPEAQELADLVRPELEARGYRVFDISTVSHEGLRQLSFALAELVEDARTRAAEEPEAPRIVLRPRAVDEKPFTIRVDGGSYGDVYRVLGTKPERWVQQTDFTNDEAVGYLADRLAKLGVEDGLFKAGAVAGSSVVIGEGSGVVFDWEPTLTSTAELITSPRGADARVDPINRRTNQSRREDYFARMDAKAEARAQLVREGEAGLWADDDATDEDAVSDDRA is encoded by the coding sequence ATGGCGACATTCGTCGACACCGTCACCCTCCACCTGCGGGCGGGAAACGGCGGCAACGGCTGCGTCTCGGTGCGCCGCGAGAAGTTCAAGCCCCTCGCGGGCCCCGACGGCGGCAACGGCGGCAACGGCGGGGACATCGTCCTCGTCGCCGACCCGCAGGTGACCACGCTGCTGCCGTACCACCGCGGCCCGCACCGCTCCTCCCGCAACGGCGGCCCCGGCATGGGCGACCACCGCCACGGCACCCTCGGCGAGACCCTCGAGCTCCCCGTGCCCGTCGGCACCGTCGTCAAGGACGCCGACGGCGACGAGCTCGCGGACATGGCCACGCCCGGCATGCGCTTCGTCGCCGCCGAGGCCGGACAGGGCGGACTGGGCAACGCGTCGCTCGCCACCACCAAGCGCAAGGCCCCGGGCTTCGCGCTCCTCGGCACGCGCGGCTACGAGGGCGACGTCGTCCTCGAGCTCAAGGTCGTCGCCGACGTCGCGCTCGTCGGCTACCCGTCGGCGGGCAAGTCGAGCCTCGTCGCCGCCATCTCGGCCGCGAAGCCGAAGATCGCCGACTACCCCTTCACGACGCTGCACCCGAACCTCGGCGTCGTCGAGGTCGCGGACTCCCGCTACACCGTCGCCGACGTGCCGGGCCTCATCGAGGGCGCGAGCGAGGGCAAGGGCCTCGGCCTCGAGTTCCTGCGCCACGTCGAGCGCTGCTCGGCGCTCCTGCACGTGCTCGACTGCGCCACGCTCGACCCCGGCCGCGACCCGATCTCCGACCTCGACATCATCCTCACCGAGCTCGCCGCCTACCCCGTCCCCGACGGACAGGTCCCGCTGCTCGAGCGCCCGCAGCTCGTGGCGCTGAACAAGATCGACGTGCCGGAGGCGCAGGAGCTCGCCGACCTCGTGCGCCCGGAGCTCGAGGCCCGCGGCTACCGCGTGTTCGACATCTCCACCGTGAGCCACGAGGGCCTGCGCCAGCTGTCCTTCGCCCTGGCGGAGCTCGTGGAGGACGCGCGCACCCGGGCCGCCGAGGAGCCCGAGGCACCCCGGATCGTGCTGCGCCCCCGCGCCGTGGACGAGAAGCCCTTCACCATCCGCGTGGACGGCGGCAGCTACGGCGACGTCTACCGGGTGCTCGGCACCAAGCCCGAGCGCTGGGTGCAGCAGACCGACTTCACCAACGACGAGGCCGTCGGCTACCTGGCCGACCGGCTCGCCAAGCTCGGCGTCGAGGACGGCCTGTTCAAGGCCGGCGCGGTCGCGGGATCCAGCGTCGTCATCGGCGAGGGCAGCGGCGTCGTCTTCGACTGGGAGCCCACGCTCACGTCCACCGCGGAGCTCATCACGAGCCCCCGCGGCGCCGACGCGCGCGTCGACCCGATTAACCGCCGCACCAACCAGTCCCGGCGCGAGGACTACTTCGCCCGGATGGACGCGAAGGCCGAGGCCCGCGCGCAGCTCGTGCGCGAGGGCGAGGCCGGCCTGTGGGCCGACGACGACGCGACGGACGAGGACGCCGTCTCGGACGACAGGGCCTAG
- the rpmA gene encoding 50S ribosomal protein L27, producing MAHKKGASSTRNGRDSNAQRLGVKRFGGQVVGAGEIIVRQRGTHFHPGVNVGRGGDDTLFALSAGSVEFGVKGGRKVVNIVVPA from the coding sequence ATGGCACACAAGAAGGGCGCGAGCTCTACCCGCAACGGCCGTGACTCGAACGCCCAGCGCCTCGGCGTGAAGCGCTTCGGCGGCCAGGTCGTCGGCGCCGGCGAGATCATCGTCCGCCAGCGCGGCACGCACTTCCACCCCGGCGTGAACGTCGGCCGTGGCGGCGACGACACGCTGTTCGCCCTCTCCGCCGGCTCGGTGGAGTTCGGCGTCAAGGGCGGCCGCAAGGTCGTCAACATCGTCGTCCCGGCCTAG